The following are from one region of the Hymenobacter radiodurans genome:
- a CDS encoding bifunctional 3-deoxy-7-phosphoheptulonate synthase/chorismate mutase: MLIQLEKDITATTKADIINQIKALKYKVTEVTTQRAHYLVGIGKAEVDLRAIGQLPGIRDIHQVSDDYQLVSRKWRVRPTVLDLGDGVFIGEGSLSLVAGPCSIESEEQMEKVMQHLLDNNVWLMRGGVFKPRSSPYSFRGLGMEGLKQFHQMARARGIKVVTEVMQVSQVEEMHDYVDVFQVGARNTQNFNLLDALGGVDKPVLIKRGISGTIEELLSSAEYVFSGGNEKLILCERGIRTFETASRNTLDLNAVPILKEKTHLPVVVDPSHGIGIRDYVAPMALAAVMAGADGILYETHEKPEEAASDGQQTLNFEESSRLIQNLRRVYALRKELV; encoded by the coding sequence ATGCTCATCCAACTCGAAAAAGATATTACCGCGACCACCAAGGCGGATATTATCAATCAGATAAAAGCCCTGAAGTATAAGGTTACGGAGGTGACGACCCAGCGCGCCCATTACTTGGTAGGCATCGGCAAGGCAGAGGTCGACTTGCGCGCTATTGGCCAGCTGCCCGGAATTCGGGATATTCATCAGGTATCAGACGATTACCAGCTGGTGTCGCGCAAGTGGCGCGTGCGGCCCACCGTACTCGACTTAGGCGACGGTGTATTTATCGGTGAAGGTTCGCTGAGTCTGGTAGCTGGGCCGTGCAGTATTGAGAGCGAAGAGCAGATGGAGAAAGTCATGCAACACCTGCTCGATAACAACGTGTGGCTGATGCGGGGGGGCGTTTTTAAGCCGCGCTCCTCCCCATATTCCTTCCGTGGATTAGGGATGGAAGGCCTAAAACAGTTTCACCAAATGGCCCGTGCCCGCGGCATCAAAGTAGTAACAGAGGTAATGCAGGTGTCGCAGGTGGAGGAGATGCACGACTACGTGGATGTGTTCCAAGTTGGCGCTCGTAACACCCAGAATTTCAACTTGCTCGATGCGCTAGGGGGAGTCGATAAGCCGGTACTCATCAAGCGTGGTATTTCGGGGACAATTGAAGAGCTATTGTCCTCCGCTGAATACGTGTTTTCGGGTGGCAACGAGAAGCTGATTCTCTGCGAGCGGGGCATCCGAACCTTCGAAACGGCTTCGCGCAATACCTTGGACCTGAACGCAGTGCCGATTCTCAAGGAGAAAACGCACCTGCCCGTGGTAGTAGATCCGTCGCACGGCATCGGCATCCGCGATTATGTAGCCCCAATGGCGCTGGCCGCCGTTATGGCCGGGGCCGATGGCATTTTATACGAAACCCACGAGAAGCCAGAAGAAGCAGCTTCTGACGGTCAGCAGACGCTGAATTTCGAGGAATCAAGCCGGCTGATTCAGAATCTGCGGCGCGTGTACGCACTCCGTAAAGAACTGGTATAG
- a CDS encoding TetR/AcrR family transcriptional regulator: protein MENTEKDRIKQAYLTYVLDKNKPPTSVFKLTSKLNIPEEDFYRHYPNFEAIDRELWADFGRQAREKAALEPVWQEYGVREKLLSFYYTLLEILKQNRSYALMALRRSMPRVPGVTPRVLDDFRTEFEMFIADLLREGRRTEEIAPRRLVQDSYPRLFWTQALFVLTFFAKDESLNFERTDAAVEKAVTLSFDLVGRNSFDSALDLTRFLLHRRR from the coding sequence ATGGAAAATACGGAAAAGGACCGCATCAAGCAGGCTTACCTGACTTACGTGCTGGATAAAAATAAGCCCCCAACGTCGGTGTTCAAGCTTACCAGCAAGCTGAATATCCCGGAGGAAGACTTCTACCGCCACTACCCGAACTTTGAGGCCATCGACCGGGAACTGTGGGCTGACTTTGGCCGGCAGGCGCGCGAAAAAGCGGCTTTGGAGCCCGTCTGGCAAGAGTACGGTGTTCGCGAAAAGCTGCTATCCTTCTACTATACTTTGCTCGAAATCCTGAAGCAAAACCGCAGCTACGCGCTCATGGCGCTGCGCCGCTCGATGCCGCGCGTACCGGGCGTCACGCCCCGCGTGCTCGACGATTTTCGGACCGAGTTCGAGATGTTCATTGCTGATTTGCTGCGCGAAGGCCGCCGGACCGAAGAAATTGCCCCCCGGCGCTTGGTTCAGGACAGCTACCCACGCCTGTTCTGGACGCAGGCGCTATTTGTGCTTACCTTCTTTGCCAAGGACGAAAGTCTGAACTTCGAGCGTACCGACGCGGCCGTGGAGAAAGCGGTTACGCTCAGCTTCGACCTAGTGGGCCGCAACTCCTTCGACTCCGCTCTCGATTTGACTCGTTTTCTGCTGCATCGGCGTCGCTAA
- a CDS encoding helix-turn-helix domain-containing protein, translating into MFFQFSPYSSLLLPFFVQGIVFMGILLVRGWRRGLASDGWLALLLLLNTLPLTQWMLGFAGWYDAHNIYSTFMFYFPFRHWLALGPTFYFYFRSLTNQDFRFGWAEKRHFLPAAGYLGWRFIVFCYDVLWQHWMLGEPFTGHFGTKGALAGLSEEVDNYLEVLGYLSIFAYGWLTLRDYRRYRRYLNDNYSNTGPISFQWLRNLMVAVLVGLLVSLLFGLVNIAAPLSYIQVWYSFLATGLLIYYLSIAGFMAPYQPAPALHFQPTSTELVQSSSLTVTNAVVTEVFEPAELEPKLREKAPQQVTSLATSATAEVVPDPDLTRWANKLSRHMETERPYLAPELTLSELAAQLRTNTSLLSRVINTCFGQNFNDYINGYRIAEAERKLQDPRFQHYTLLAVALESGFNSKSTFNRVFKKLKSATPSEVAARLNP; encoded by the coding sequence ATGTTCTTCCAATTCAGCCCGTATAGCTCGCTGTTGCTGCCATTCTTTGTGCAGGGCATCGTGTTTATGGGGATATTGTTGGTACGTGGGTGGCGGCGGGGGCTTGCCTCCGATGGCTGGTTGGCGCTGCTGCTGTTACTCAACACCCTACCACTTACGCAGTGGATGCTAGGGTTTGCTGGTTGGTACGACGCGCACAATATCTATTCTACCTTCATGTTTTATTTTCCCTTCCGCCATTGGCTGGCGCTAGGGCCTACTTTCTACTTCTACTTCCGAAGCCTTACCAACCAGGATTTTCGCTTTGGCTGGGCGGAAAAGCGCCATTTTCTGCCCGCAGCAGGGTATTTGGGCTGGCGCTTTATCGTGTTTTGCTATGATGTGCTGTGGCAGCACTGGATGCTAGGCGAGCCATTTACTGGGCATTTTGGTACAAAGGGGGCGTTGGCGGGGCTAAGCGAGGAAGTAGACAACTACTTAGAGGTGCTAGGCTATCTTTCCATATTTGCCTACGGCTGGCTCACTTTGCGCGATTATCGCCGCTACCGCCGCTACCTCAACGACAATTACTCCAACACGGGCCCAATTAGCTTCCAGTGGCTGCGCAACCTGATGGTGGCAGTTCTAGTGGGGCTGCTGGTTTCGCTATTGTTTGGCTTGGTAAACATTGCGGCGCCGTTGTCTTATATCCAGGTGTGGTATTCATTCCTAGCAACCGGCCTCCTGATTTATTACCTGAGCATTGCCGGTTTTATGGCGCCTTACCAGCCAGCGCCGGCTCTGCACTTTCAGCCGACCAGCACCGAGCTTGTCCAGAGTAGTTCTCTGACTGTGACGAATGCAGTAGTCACGGAAGTATTTGAACCAGCAGAACTCGAACCCAAACTCAGAGAAAAAGCCCCCCAGCAGGTAACGTCACTCGCCACATCGGCCACTGCGGAGGTGGTGCCCGACCCGGACCTGACTCGCTGGGCTAATAAGCTCTCCCGCCACATGGAAACCGAGCGACCTTATCTGGCGCCGGAACTGACCTTGAGCGAATTGGCCGCTCAGCTTCGTACCAATACCTCGTTGCTTTCGCGCGTCATCAATACGTGTTTCGGGCAAAACTTCAATGATTACATCAACGGGTATCGCATTGCCGAGGCCGAGCGCAAGCTGCAAGACCCGCGCTTCCAGCACTATACTTTACTGGCGGTGGCGCTAGAATCGGGGTTCAACTCCAAGTCAACATTCAACCGGGTGTTCAAAAAGCTGAAATCGGCGACGCCGAGTGAGGTGGCGGCTAGGCTCAATCCATAA
- a CDS encoding DoxX family protein: MKKLLFSASPLGSRLADVAWLLLRLHIGLSIAIGAGWAKLVSMTTATEAAKLVGGQAALGPPDWFVQQVATLGFTFPSPYMWAWLATWGEFAGGLLIAFGLLTRWSAVQLAFQFFVIAFLWYETPEPVLGMYYQQLLFWCFVLVTVVGGGRYSLDYALTKNRSLLRELVPTRRVATATAALVLFLTTACLAGGGSLKSDLLIEPGKQFALGGGQPGAFRVVARNTGTVSVEIKERPRGGGIFGKATLAPGQRAILRFLPGSTALLLNPSDKKARIDLHVTGDTNLSMGYEVSGKL, from the coding sequence ATGAAAAAGCTTCTCTTTTCCGCCAGCCCGCTGGGCTCCCGCCTCGCCGACGTTGCCTGGCTACTCCTTCGTTTGCACATTGGTTTGTCTATCGCCATTGGAGCCGGCTGGGCAAAGCTCGTCAGCATGACCACTGCTACTGAGGCGGCTAAGTTGGTAGGTGGGCAGGCCGCGCTGGGGCCACCTGATTGGTTTGTGCAGCAAGTAGCTACTCTGGGTTTTACGTTTCCCTCACCGTATATGTGGGCGTGGCTGGCTACCTGGGGAGAGTTTGCAGGCGGCCTGCTGATTGCCTTTGGGCTGCTTACGCGCTGGAGCGCGGTCCAGCTGGCCTTTCAGTTTTTCGTCATCGCTTTTTTGTGGTATGAAACGCCCGAACCCGTGCTGGGCATGTATTATCAGCAGCTCCTTTTCTGGTGCTTTGTGCTTGTAACCGTAGTAGGTGGCGGGCGCTATTCGCTTGATTATGCGCTCACTAAGAATAGGAGCCTGCTCCGCGAATTGGTGCCAACGCGGCGGGTAGCTACGGCAACTGCTGCACTGGTGCTATTCCTCACGACAGCTTGCTTGGCTGGCGGCGGCAGCTTAAAGTCCGACCTCTTGATTGAGCCCGGCAAGCAGTTCGCGCTGGGAGGCGGGCAGCCGGGCGCCTTTCGGGTAGTGGCTCGTAACACCGGAACCGTATCCGTGGAAATAAAGGAGCGGCCTCGCGGGGGTGGTATTTTTGGTAAGGCTACGTTGGCCCCTGGGCAGCGCGCCATACTACGGTTTTTGCCGGGCTCCACCGCGCTCCTCCTCAATCCGTCCGACAAGAAAGCCCGCATCGACCTGCACGTTACCGGCGATACCAACCTGAGCATGGGCTACGAAGTCAGCGGTAAGCTCTAA
- a CDS encoding phenylalanine-4-hydroxylase, protein MFEQAHDQYTTQDQLVWKVLFDRQTALLHKRAAQAFGAGLARLDFQRTIIPHFDAVSEQLQRYTNWELVPVPEAVDDATFFALLAERKFPAVTRLRAMEQFDFVKTPDLFHDVFGHAPLLTDSAFADFLHFLGIVGRQHRHDVAALVRLRRLYGFTVQFGLVQEGGQPRIYGAGLLSSAGEIHHCVHDETVRHAFELSTVLDTPYSEERFQEQYFVLNSWEQLTASVAEMAALLADSWQLKPA, encoded by the coding sequence ATGTTCGAACAAGCCCACGACCAGTACACCACGCAGGATCAACTCGTTTGGAAAGTGTTATTCGACCGCCAGACGGCTCTGCTGCATAAGCGGGCGGCGCAAGCATTTGGAGCTGGCCTCGCGCGCCTCGACTTCCAGCGCACTATCATCCCGCACTTTGATGCGGTAAGTGAGCAGCTGCAGCGCTACACCAACTGGGAGCTGGTACCTGTGCCCGAAGCAGTGGATGATGCTACGTTTTTTGCGTTGTTGGCAGAGCGTAAGTTTCCGGCCGTCACGCGGTTGCGGGCAATGGAGCAGTTCGACTTTGTGAAGACACCCGATTTATTTCACGACGTATTTGGGCACGCGCCCTTGCTTACCGACTCTGCCTTCGCCGATTTTCTGCACTTCCTAGGCATCGTAGGTCGGCAGCACCGCCACGATGTGGCTGCTTTGGTGCGACTACGGCGGTTGTATGGCTTTACGGTCCAGTTTGGGCTGGTGCAGGAAGGCGGGCAGCCGCGCATTTATGGAGCCGGTTTGCTATCCTCAGCCGGCGAGATTCACCACTGCGTGCACGATGAAACCGTCCGTCATGCGTTTGAGCTTTCGACGGTGCTCGACACGCCCTATTCCGAGGAGCGCTTTCAAGAGCAATACTTTGTGCTCAACTCTTGGGAGCAACTCACGGCTAGCGTTGCGGAAATGGCCGCCTTGCTCGCGGATAGTTGGCAACTGAAGCCGGCGTAA
- the trpC gene encoding indole-3-glycerol phosphate synthase TrpC → MATILDQIIQHKRGEVAERQSLVPVKLLERSLYFKTQPLSLRHYLLREDLSGIIAEFKRKSPSKGWINPHAPVERTTIGYMQAGASALSVLTDKEFFGGQNEDLITARRFNFCPILRKDFVIDEYQILEAKSIGADAVLLIAAVLTPAEIAKLGRFARSLGMEVLLEVHNAEELDRSLDAEAVNLVGVNNRNLHDFSMSLETSAELAERIPDEFVKVSESGLSTAAAIRQVRSYGYRGFLLGEAFMRHSRPEKACAALVQELQATEPITA, encoded by the coding sequence ATGGCTACTATCCTTGATCAGATTATTCAACATAAGCGCGGCGAAGTAGCTGAGCGCCAAAGCTTGGTGCCGGTGAAGCTGCTAGAGCGCAGCCTGTACTTCAAAACGCAGCCATTATCGCTTCGTCACTACCTATTACGCGAAGACTTAAGCGGTATTATCGCCGAGTTTAAGCGCAAATCGCCTTCAAAGGGTTGGATAAATCCGCATGCGCCCGTAGAGCGCACGACTATTGGCTACATGCAGGCCGGTGCTTCGGCGCTGTCGGTGCTCACGGATAAGGAATTCTTTGGGGGGCAAAATGAGGACTTGATAACAGCGCGCCGCTTCAATTTCTGCCCCATTCTGCGCAAAGATTTTGTGATAGATGAGTACCAGATTCTAGAAGCCAAAAGCATCGGTGCCGATGCCGTGCTGCTCATAGCAGCCGTGCTTACGCCCGCCGAAATAGCAAAGCTTGGTCGCTTCGCCCGCAGCCTAGGTATGGAAGTGTTGTTGGAAGTGCACAACGCCGAAGAACTGGACCGCAGCCTCGACGCTGAAGCAGTCAACTTGGTAGGCGTCAACAACCGCAATCTGCACGACTTCAGCATGAGTTTGGAAACTTCCGCTGAGCTGGCTGAGCGCATCCCTGATGAATTCGTGAAAGTATCGGAAAGCGGGCTGAGCACCGCAGCCGCTATCCGGCAAGTGCGTAGTTATGGTTACCGCGGCTTCCTGCTGGGCGAGGCTTTCATGCGTCACAGTCGCCCCGAAAAAGCATGCGCCGCGCTAGTGCAGGAATTACAAGCTACCGAGCCGATTACGGCGTAA
- a CDS encoding cryptochrome/photolyase family protein translates to MAKITLFWHRRDIRLHDNVGLAAALQSGYPVVPLFIYDREILDLLPSRRDARVTFIYQQVERLAAQTEAAGGNFLAIYGRPLEVFEQLLSQHEVAAVYTNEDYEPYAKERDSAVAAICQRHGADFHTFKDQVIFAKSEILTKSGTVPKVFGSYQKAWLAALRDEHLQAYPSADLFRAENLYRLPDAPARPTLQEMGFEHFEQFVPAAELPDEALVRNYHLTRNQPGLVNSSTRRSVHLRFGTLSVREVMRQAKELNPKLLSELIWRDFFMMLLWHYPFTATESYDPKLRRVPYRNNEQEFAAWCEGRTGYPLVDAGMRELNVTGYMPNRARIAAAGFLVKHLLIDWRWGDRYFADKLLDYDMSQNVGNWQWMAGTGATAAPWFRVYSPQSQQEQYDPTFAYVWQWIPEYGTCDYPKPIVDHKFARERAIETLRAAYRQAE, encoded by the coding sequence ATGGCTAAAATCACGCTTTTCTGGCACCGGCGCGACATTCGCTTGCATGATAATGTGGGCTTGGCCGCCGCATTGCAAAGTGGCTATCCAGTGGTACCGCTGTTTATTTATGACCGCGAGATTCTGGATTTGCTTCCCAGTCGCCGCGACGCGCGGGTCACGTTTATTTATCAGCAAGTGGAGCGTCTTGCGGCGCAGACAGAGGCGGCGGGGGGCAATTTTCTGGCTATTTATGGTCGGCCGCTGGAAGTATTTGAGCAACTGCTGAGTCAGCACGAAGTAGCGGCCGTATATACGAATGAAGACTACGAACCCTACGCCAAAGAGCGCGATTCGGCTGTAGCGGCAATCTGCCAGCGGCACGGGGCTGATTTTCACACATTTAAGGATCAAGTAATTTTTGCCAAAAGCGAGATTCTGACGAAGTCGGGCACAGTACCTAAAGTATTCGGCTCTTATCAAAAAGCTTGGTTGGCCGCCTTGCGCGATGAGCACTTGCAGGCGTATCCGTCCGCCGATTTATTTCGTGCTGAGAACTTATACCGGCTGCCTGATGCGCCAGCCCGGCCAACGCTGCAAGAAATGGGATTCGAGCATTTTGAACAGTTTGTGCCCGCCGCCGAATTGCCGGATGAGGCTCTGGTTCGCAACTACCACCTGACCCGCAACCAGCCCGGCTTAGTGAACAGCAGCACTAGGCGGTCGGTGCACCTGCGCTTCGGCACCCTGAGCGTGCGCGAGGTGATGCGCCAAGCCAAAGAGCTGAACCCCAAGCTGCTCTCCGAATTAATTTGGCGCGACTTCTTTATGATGCTGCTCTGGCATTATCCCTTTACCGCCACCGAGAGCTACGACCCGAAGCTGCGCCGCGTGCCGTATCGCAACAACGAGCAGGAGTTTGCCGCCTGGTGCGAAGGCCGCACCGGCTATCCGCTTGTTGATGCGGGTATGCGGGAGTTGAACGTTACTGGCTACATGCCCAACCGCGCCCGTATTGCCGCCGCCGGTTTTCTGGTGAAGCATCTGCTCATCGATTGGCGCTGGGGCGACCGGTATTTTGCTGATAAGCTGCTCGACTATGATATGTCGCAGAACGTGGGCAACTGGCAGTGGATGGCCGGCACCGGGGCCACTGCCGCCCCGTGGTTTCGGGTATACAGCCCCCAAAGTCAGCAGGAACAATACGACCCTACGTTTGCTTACGTGTGGCAGTGGATACCCGAGTATGGCACCTGTGATTATCCCAAACCAATTGTAGATCACAAGTTTGCGCGCGAGCGGGCCATCGAAACGCTGCGCGCGGCTTACCGACAGGCAGAATAA
- a CDS encoding ABC1 kinase family protein — MAESVDNLPPSSSLAEESVPGRQLDSLPTTKVARAARFAKSGLKVGANYVKHYARRSVGATSSEADLHAANAAELYGTLSEMKGSVLKVAQMLALEKKFLPPAYADQFAQAQYQTPPISAPLIIKTFRDAFGKSPFELFAKFDVNARQAASIGQVHYALSRDEKSPLAVKVQYPGVADSIRSDIRLVKPIALRVMGLDEAQVRPYLEEVETRLLEETDYKLELRRGTEIAASCAQLPHLEFARYYPELSSARILTMDWLPGQHLKEFMVTNPSQEIRNQLGQALWDFYMFQLNTLLKVHADPHPGNFLLRADNGGTVGVLDFGCVKEIPADVHRLFNALLAPETLADEARLATLLDETGILRATDTAERRALYVRTLRASLELVGRPFREVTFDFGDPAYMASLYALGDDLMQEPELRQQREPRGSEHFIYLNRTYVGLYALLTELGAHIRTQ, encoded by the coding sequence ATGGCTGAATCTGTGGACAATTTGCCCCCCAGCTCCTCGCTGGCGGAAGAGAGCGTGCCCGGCCGTCAGCTTGATTCGCTGCCCACTACCAAAGTGGCGCGGGCGGCTCGTTTTGCCAAGTCGGGACTGAAAGTAGGCGCCAATTATGTAAAGCACTACGCGCGCCGCTCGGTGGGCGCTACCAGCAGCGAGGCCGACTTGCACGCGGCCAACGCCGCGGAGCTGTATGGCACGCTGAGCGAGATGAAAGGCTCAGTGCTGAAAGTGGCCCAGATGCTGGCGCTGGAAAAGAAATTTTTGCCCCCTGCCTACGCCGATCAGTTTGCCCAAGCCCAGTATCAGACGCCCCCGATCTCGGCTCCGCTGATTATCAAAACTTTCCGGGATGCGTTTGGCAAGTCACCCTTTGAGCTTTTTGCGAAATTCGATGTAAACGCCCGGCAGGCCGCCAGCATTGGTCAAGTGCATTACGCCCTATCGCGCGACGAAAAAAGCCCCCTGGCGGTGAAAGTGCAGTACCCCGGCGTGGCCGACAGCATCCGCTCGGATATCCGTCTGGTGAAGCCCATTGCCCTGCGCGTGATGGGCCTCGATGAGGCGCAGGTCCGGCCTTACTTAGAGGAAGTAGAAACGCGCCTGCTCGAAGAAACCGATTATAAGCTGGAGCTACGGCGCGGTACTGAAATAGCCGCCAGCTGCGCACAATTGCCTCATCTGGAGTTTGCTCGCTACTATCCTGAGCTATCCTCGGCCCGCATCCTGACGATGGATTGGCTGCCTGGCCAGCATTTGAAGGAGTTTATGGTAACAAATCCCAGTCAGGAAATCCGCAACCAACTAGGGCAGGCGTTGTGGGACTTTTATATGTTTCAACTCAATACGCTGCTGAAAGTCCACGCTGATCCGCACCCCGGCAACTTTCTGCTACGCGCCGATAACGGCGGCACCGTGGGCGTGCTGGACTTCGGCTGCGTAAAAGAAATTCCAGCCGATGTGCATCGGCTCTTCAATGCGCTGCTGGCTCCCGAAACCCTGGCCGATGAAGCGCGTCTTGCAACCCTGCTCGACGAAACCGGCATTCTGCGCGCCACCGATACCGCCGAGCGCCGCGCCCTGTATGTGCGCACGTTGCGCGCGTCGCTGGAGCTAGTTGGGCGGCCTTTCCGGGAGGTTACCTTCGACTTTGGCGACCCTGCTTATATGGCGTCATTGTATGCGTTGGGTGATGATTTGATGCAGGAACCGGAGCTGCGCCAACAGCGCGAGCCTCGCGGCTCCGAGCATTTTATTTATCTCAACAGGACCTATGTGGGCCTGTACGCCTTGCTCACCGAATTGGGAGCGCACATTCGCACGCAATAA
- the trpA gene encoding tryptophan synthase subunit alpha: MNNRIQQAFATKKGKLLNIYFTAGYPTLDATVPLIQTLSGAGADLIEIGMPFSDPLADGPVIQQSSTAALANGMNMRVLFKQLQDIRQTVPNTPLLLMGYLNPVMQFGVENFCRQAAEAGVDGIILPDLPLDDYVAEYQEIFRRYNLRPVFLITPQTSESRIRRIDELTDSFLYLVSGPGTTGGQNTQSEGVQEAYFERIAAMNLRNPRLIGFGIGDKTSFDRACSYADGAIIGSAFIRALEGADDAPAAAKAFVSSVLN; the protein is encoded by the coding sequence ATGAATAACCGTATCCAACAAGCGTTTGCCACTAAGAAAGGTAAACTGCTCAATATCTACTTCACCGCCGGCTACCCCACACTCGACGCTACGGTGCCGCTCATTCAAACTCTTTCCGGCGCCGGCGCCGACCTGATCGAAATCGGGATGCCCTTTTCTGATCCGCTAGCCGATGGTCCCGTAATTCAGCAAAGCAGCACCGCCGCGTTGGCCAACGGCATGAACATGCGCGTGCTGTTCAAGCAATTGCAGGATATCCGCCAAACGGTGCCCAACACGCCGCTGCTGCTCATGGGTTACCTGAATCCGGTGATGCAGTTTGGAGTAGAGAACTTCTGCCGCCAAGCCGCCGAAGCTGGCGTTGATGGCATCATTCTGCCCGATTTGCCGCTGGATGACTACGTAGCTGAGTATCAGGAAATATTCCGGCGCTATAACCTGCGCCCCGTGTTCCTTATCACGCCGCAAACCAGTGAGAGCCGTATCCGCCGCATCGACGAGCTGACCGATTCTTTCCTGTACCTAGTATCAGGTCCCGGCACTACTGGGGGGCAAAATACCCAAAGTGAAGGTGTACAGGAAGCGTATTTCGAGCGTATCGCGGCCATGAATCTGCGCAATCCGCGTCTCATCGGGTTCGGTATCGGCGACAAAACCAGCTTCGACCGCGCGTGCTCTTACGCCGATGGCGCTATCATCGGCTCCGCCTTCATTCGGGCCCTCGAAGGCGCCGACGATGCGCCGGCTGCCGCCAAAGCTTTCGTTTCCTCGGTGCTGAATTAA
- a CDS encoding phosphoribosylanthranilate isomerase, with protein sequence MKPTLYIKVCGMREAHSLAAVAALQPDFLGFIFYPKSSRYVGQELSTASLENLPPNIKKVGVFVNEATEVIRQRVQEFKLNAVQLHGDETPAQCQELRASDLLVLKAFALGGNFDFDTLLPYVPHCDYFLFDTKGEQPGGNGLVFDWQLLRDYALPVPYFLAGGLDLTHAETLRNLQLPGLFAVDLNSRFEISPGKKDPIRLGQMFQQLRGAAVAELIDIKHKNVSC encoded by the coding sequence ATGAAGCCTACTTTATATATAAAGGTGTGCGGAATGCGCGAGGCGCATAGCTTGGCGGCCGTGGCAGCGCTGCAACCGGATTTTCTGGGCTTCATATTTTATCCCAAATCCAGTCGCTATGTAGGGCAAGAGCTAAGCACGGCCAGCTTAGAAAATTTACCCCCCAACATCAAAAAAGTGGGCGTCTTTGTGAATGAAGCGACTGAAGTTATCAGGCAGCGAGTGCAGGAGTTCAAACTAAACGCTGTGCAACTCCACGGCGATGAAACGCCCGCCCAATGTCAGGAACTGCGTGCGTCGGATTTGCTGGTACTCAAAGCGTTTGCGCTGGGGGGCAATTTTGACTTCGATACGCTATTGCCCTACGTCCCGCACTGCGATTATTTCCTGTTCGACACCAAAGGCGAGCAGCCCGGCGGCAACGGACTCGTCTTCGATTGGCAACTCCTGCGCGACTACGCCTTACCCGTTCCCTACTTTCTCGCCGGAGGCCTCGACCTAACGCACGCCGAAACGCTGCGGAACCTCCAGCTGCCCGGCTTGTTTGCCGTAGACTTAAACAGTCGGTTTGAAATTTCTCCAGGTAAGAAAGACCCGATTCGGCTGGGGCAGATGTTTCAGCAGCTTCGGGGCGCGGCCGTTGCCGAACTAATAGACATTAAGCACAAGAACGTGTCATGCTGA
- a CDS encoding dienelactone hydrolase family protein produces the protein MKKLWTLCAALLSVATAASAQTTALSCCAKPAVATETFAMLASNTDFSGGHDAPLPYSYEGEGTMVKFKTADGQTGQGFEIKSATPSKKYLFVIHEWWGLNDYIKKEAAAFARELPGVNIIALDLYDGQVATTPDEAGKYMQAVKTDRAQNIIRGAMQYAGQDAQFASVGWCFGGGWSLQTALLAGPKAVGCVMYYGMPEKDVAKLKTLNTDVLGIFASEDKWINPEVVAQFQKDMATAKKKVTIKSYAADHAFANPSNPKYNQKFAADAHTAAVAYLRKNFKLKS, from the coding sequence ATGAAAAAACTCTGGACTCTTTGCGCCGCGCTGCTCAGCGTAGCTACCGCGGCTTCGGCCCAAACCACGGCGCTGAGTTGCTGCGCCAAGCCGGCCGTAGCCACCGAGACATTCGCCATGCTCGCCTCCAATACCGACTTCTCGGGTGGTCACGATGCGCCGCTGCCCTACTCCTATGAGGGCGAAGGCACGATGGTCAAATTCAAAACTGCCGATGGCCAAACTGGTCAGGGTTTCGAAATCAAGAGCGCTACGCCGTCCAAAAAGTATCTGTTCGTGATTCATGAGTGGTGGGGCCTGAACGACTACATCAAGAAGGAAGCCGCTGCTTTCGCCCGTGAGTTGCCCGGTGTCAACATCATCGCGCTCGACCTATACGATGGCCAGGTGGCCACCACGCCCGATGAAGCCGGCAAGTACATGCAAGCCGTAAAAACGGACCGCGCCCAGAATATCATTCGGGGCGCCATGCAGTACGCCGGTCAGGATGCGCAGTTTGCTTCTGTGGGCTGGTGCTTCGGTGGGGGCTGGTCGTTACAAACAGCGTTGCTCGCGGGGCCCAAAGCCGTGGGTTGCGTGATGTATTATGGCATGCCCGAAAAGGACGTGGCCAAGCTCAAAACCCTGAACACTGACGTGTTAGGCATTTTCGCCAGCGAAGACAAGTGGATCAATCCTGAGGTTGTGGCGCAATTTCAAAAGGATATGGCCACCGCTAAGAAGAAGGTGACCATCAAGAGCTACGCCGCCGACCACGCATTTGCCAACCCATCTAATCCTAAATACAACCAAAAGTTTGCCGCTGATGCCCACACCGCCGCCGTGGCTTATCTGCGCAAGAACTTCAAACTGAAGTCTTAA